In one window of Mytilus trossulus isolate FHL-02 chromosome 7, PNRI_Mtr1.1.1.hap1, whole genome shotgun sequence DNA:
- the LOC134726974 gene encoding uncharacterized protein LOC134726974: MRLTDTYQSAISRCASLNGKILSTLDNVHNFEFGREYWSNIYRAKVRKWITDEVFHEICNQVQQFVNIDCVYLKVIYRKVKYIPLPCKYAYKAICKPKQPGDLGDIRHCPAVGNTDIFT; encoded by the exons ATGCGACTCACAGACACGTATCAGTCGGCCATCAGTAGGTGTGCTTCGTTAAATGGTAAAATACTGAGCACTTTAGATAATGTTCATAATTTTGAGTTTGGAAGAGAGTACTGGTCAAATATCTACAGGGCCAAGGTTCGCAAATGGATCACTGATGAAGTGTTTCATGAAATCTGCA atCAAGTTCAACAATTCGTAAATATTGATTGTGTATATTTAAAAGTGATATACAGGAAAGTTAAGTACATTCCATTACCTTGTAAATATGCATACAAGGCAATCTGCAAACCAAAACAACCAGGAGATCTAGGTGACATTCGACATTGTCCAGCTGTTGGTAATACAGATATTTTCACTTGA
- the LOC134726973 gene encoding putative nuclease HARBI1, with protein sequence MNVIKRGFYRIAKVPNVIGAVDGTLIPIIAPKENEPAYVCRKGYHSLNIQAVVDHEMRFTNLVAKFPGSVHDSYIFSNSELGYFFEENNVDGWLLGDSGYGLKKYLLTPKLNPNTLAEEKYNKAHSKTRTIVEQAFGVCKSRYRCLHKTGGCLPFTPDKSAIVVTAVFKLHNKCIDDKLPLPDFTDDFIDNVDNHIRDIAPATVQTLREHIIQRFA encoded by the exons ATGAATGTGATTAAAAGGGGATTTTATCGTATTGCCAAGGTCCCAAATGTCATCGGTGCAGTAGATGGTACTTTAATCCCCATTATTGCTCCAAAAGAGAATGAACCTGCATATGTCTGTAGGAAAGGATACCATTCCTTGAATATACAGGCAGTTGTGGATCATGAGATGAG atttacaAACCTAGTAGCAAAATTTCCAGGCAGTGTACATGACTCGTACATCTTTTCAAACTCTGAATTGGGATACTTTTTTGAAGAGAACAATGTGGATGGATGGTTACTGGGAGATTCTGGATATGGTCTAAAAAAGTATTTGCTTACTCCAAAATTAAATCCTAACACACTGGCTGAGGAGAAATACAATAAGGCTCACTCAAAAACACGCACCATAGTGGAACAGGCATTTGGTGTATGCAAATCTAGATatag GTGTTTGCATAAAACAGGGGGCTGTTTGCCATTTACACCTGACAAATCTGCAATAGTTGTTACAGCTGTTTTTAAACTCCACAATAAGTGTATAGATGACAAGTTGCCACTTCCAGATTTTACAGATGATTTTATTGACAATGTAGATAACCATATTAGAGATATTGCACCTGCTACTGTTCAAACTCTTAGAGAACACATTATTCAGAGATTTGcctaa
- the LOC134726971 gene encoding uncharacterized protein LOC134726971: MTGGGPAPPEIDSNELKIISVTSDAAISGLESGYDSLAKPKNFIQFHEEGEPSVLKNPETAEANLSAALPTREKNDTEKRLILSPVRKETKNYPVPSSSELLLEVEKEKLKVKKEKLELEKKKFALKQENQEVYRRQREEKLELLKQGIAMKKRGLELFEDYVKLKKMKFSNDLSDVMLSPIIKMINEN, translated from the exons ATGACTGGAGGTGGGCCAGCCCCTCCAGAGATTGACTCTAACGAATTAAAG ATTATAAGTGTAACATCAGACGCTGCCATTTCAGGGTTGGAATCAGGCTATGATTCTCTAG CAAAGCCAAAGAACTTCATACAGTTTCATGAGGAAGGTGAACCAAGTGTCCTAA aaaatCCTGAAACAGCTGAGGCTAACTTGTCTGCAGCATTGCCAACAAGAG aaaaaaatgacactGAAAAGAGATTAATACTATCTCCAGTCAGGAAAGAAACCAAAAATTATCCTGTTCCGTCTTCATCAG AATTGTTATTAGAAGTTGAAAAAGAAAAGctgaaagttaaaaaagaaaaactggaattggaaaaaaagaaatttgccctaaaacaggaaaaccaagAGGTTTATAGAAGACAAAGGGAAGAAAAACTAGAACTGTTAAAACAAGGCATTGCAATGAAGAAAAGGGGCCTGGAGCTATTTGAAGATTATGTAAAgttgaagaaaatgaaattttcaaacgaCTTATCTGATGTGATGTTGTCTCCaattattaaaatgataaatgaaaattaa
- the LOC134726065 gene encoding putative nuclease HARBI1, with protein MPRIKILEVVDLVRKDIESPTYRSHAIPAILQVLVSLRYYAKGDFYSEVGDLHGISKASVSRCITRVSKAIVSEMDNIKFPSTEAEMNVIKRGFYRIAKVPNVIGAVDGTLIPIIAPKENEPAYVCRKGYHSLNIQAVVDHEMRFTNLVAKFPGSVHDSYIFSNSELGYFFEENNVDGWLLGDSGYGLKKYLLTPKLNPNTLAEEKYNKAHSKTRTIVEQAFGVCKSRYRRLHKTGGCLPFTPDKSAIVVTAVFKLHNKCIDDKLPLPDFTDDFIDNVDNHIRDIAPATVQTLREHIIQRFA; from the exons ATGCCAAGAATTAAGATCTTGGAAGTTGTTGATTTAGTTAGAAAAGATATAGAGAGTCCAACATACAGAAGTCATGCTATTCCAGCAATTTTACAG GTATTGGTCTCTTTGAGATATTATGCAAAGGGGGATTTTTACTCTGAAGTCGGAGATTTGCATGGAATTTCAAAAGCCAGTGTGTCTAGATGCATCACAAGAGTATCTAAAGCCATCGTGTCAGAAATGGACAACATAAAATTTCCATCAACAGAAGCTGAGATGAATGTGATTAAAAGGGGATTTTATCGTATTGCCAAGGTCCCAAATGTCATCGGTGCAGTAGATGGTACTTTAATCCCCATTATTGCTCCAAAAGAGAATGAACCTGCATATGTCTGTAGGAAAGGATACCATTCCTTGAATATACAGGCAGTTGTGGATCATGAGATGAG atttacaAACCTAGTAGCAAAATTTCCAGGCAGTGTACATGACTCGTACATCTTTTCAAACTCTGAATTGGGATACTTTTTTGAAGAGAACAATGTGGATGGATGGTTACTGGGAGATTCTGGATATGGTCTAAAAAAGTATTTGCTTACTCCAAAATTAAATCCTAACACACTGGCTGAGGAGAAATACAATAAGGCTCACTCAAAAACACGCACCATAGTGGAACAGGCATTTGGTGTATGCAAATCTAGATatag GCGTTTGCATAAAACAGGGGGCTGTTTGCCATTTACACCTGACAAATCTGCAATAGTTGTTACAGCTGTTTTTAAACTCCACAATAAGTGTATAGATGACAAGTTGCCACTTCCAGATTTTACAGATGATTTTATTGACAATGTAGATAACCATATTAGAGATATTGCACCTGCTACTGTTCAAACTCTTAGAGAACACATTATTCAGAGATTTGcctaa